The proteins below come from a single Zea mays cultivar B73 chromosome 8, Zm-B73-REFERENCE-NAM-5.0, whole genome shotgun sequence genomic window:
- the LOC103635691 gene encoding NADP-dependent malic enzyme, chloroplastic, whose amino-acid sequence MEGGGVGDAYGEDRATEEQLITPWAFSVASGYTLLRDPRHNKGLAFSEAERDAHYLRGLLPPALASQELQEKKLMHNLRQYERPLHRYIAMMDLQERNERLFYKLLIDNVEELLPVVYTPTVGEACQKYGSIYRRPQGLYISLKDKGKILEVLKNWPERSIQVIVVTDGERILGLGDLGCQGMGIPVGKLSLYTALGGVRPSACLPITIDVGTNNEALLNDDFYIGLRQRRATGEEYHELVEEFMAAVKQNYGEKVLTQFEDFANHNAFDLLEKYRESHLVFNDDIQGTASVVLAGLLAALKVVGGTLADHTYLFLGAGEAGTGIAELIALEMSKHTGSPIEECRPKIWLMDSRGLIVASRKESLQAFKKPWAHEHGAVETLLEAVRSLKPTVLIGTSGKGGTFTKDVVEAMASQNERPVVFALSNPTSHSECTAEQAYTWTEGRAVFASGSPFPAVELDGRALVPGQSNNAYIFPGFGLGVVISGAIRVRDDMLLAASEALAEQVTEAHYAKGLIFPPFTNIRAISARIAAKVAAKAYELGLASRLPRPDDLVKYAESCMYTPTYRSYR is encoded by the exons ATGGAGGGCGGCGGCGTTGGGGACGCGTACGGCGAGGACCGCGCCACAGAGGAGCAGCTCATCACGCCATGGGCCTTCTCCGTCGCAAG CGGCTACACCCTGCTGCGCGACCCCCGCCACAACAAGGGCCTGGCCTTCTCGGAGGCGGAGCGCGACGCGCACTACCTGCGGGGCCTGCTGCCGCCCGCGCTGGCGTCGCAGGAGCTGCAGGAGAAGAAGCTCATGCACAACCTGCGGCAGTACGAGCGGCCGTTGCACCGCTACATCGCCATGATGGACCTGCAGGAGCGCAACGAGAGGCTCTTCTACAAGCTCCTCATCGACAACGTCGAGGAGCTGCTCCCCGTCGTCTACACGCCCACCGTCGGGGAGGCCTGCCAGAAGTACGGCAGCATCTACCGCCGGCCGCAGGGGCTCTACATCAGCCTCAAGGACAA GGGCAAGATCCTCGAGGTGCTCAAGAACTGGCCCGAGAGGAGCATCCAGGTCATCGTCGTCACCGACGGCGAGCGCATCCTCGGCCTCGGGGATCTCGGCTGCCAGGGGATGGGGATTCCCGTTGGCAAGCTCTCCCTCTACACCGCCCTCGGAGGTGTCCGCCCGTCAGCT TGCCTGCCCATCACAATCGACGTCGGCACCAACAACGAGGCCTTGCTCAACGACGATTTCTACATCGGCCTCCGCCAGAGGCGTGCCACCGGCGAG GAGTACCATGAACTTGTCGAGGAGTTCATGGCCGCCGTCAAGCAAAACTACGGCGAGAAGGTCCTCACCCAG TTCGAAGACTTTGCGAACCACAACGCTTTTGACCTGCTCGAGAAGTACAGGGAGAGCCATCTCGTCTTCAACGACGATATCCAG GGAACGGCCTCCGTGGTCCTCGCAGGCCTCTTGGCGGCGCTCAAGGTGGTCGGCGGGACACTTGCAGACCACACCTACCTGTTCCTCGGTGCCGGCGAG GCCGGGACTGGCATTGCCGAGCTCATTGCTCTTGAGATGTCAAAACAT ACTGGGTCCCCGATCGAAGAGTGCCGGCCCAAGATCTGGCTGATGGACTCGAGGGGCCTGATCGTGGCGTCGCGGAAAGAGTCGCTGCAGGCGTTCAAGAAGCCGTGGGCGCACGAGCACGGGGCGGTGGAGACCCTGCTGGAGGCGGTGCGGTCCCTGAAGCCGACGGTGCTGATCGGCACGTCGGGCAAGGGCGGCACCTTCACCAAGGACGTGGTGGAGGCCATGGCGTCCCAGAACGAGAGGCCGGTGGTCTTCGCGCTGTCCAACCCGACGTCGCACTCGGAGTGCACGGCGGAGCAGGCGTACACGTGGACCGAGGGCCGCGCGGTGTTCGCCAGCGGCAGCCCTTTCCCCGCGGTGGAGCTGGACGGCAGGGCGCTGGTGCCGGGCCAGTCCAACAACGCCTACATCTTCCCGGGCTTCGGCCTCGGCGTCGTCATCTCGGGCGCCATCCGCGTCCGCGACGACATGCTGCTGGCCGCCTCGGAGGCGCTGGCGGAGCAGGTCACCGAGGCGCACTACGCCAAGGGCCTCATCTTCCCGCCCTTCACCAACATCCGCGCCATCTCCGCCCGCATCGCCGCCAAGGTGGCCGCCAAGGCCTACGAGCTCGGCCTCGCCAGCCGCCTGCCCCGACCCGACGACCTCGTCAAGTACGCGGAGAGCTGCATGTACACCCCCACCTACCGCAGCTACCGGTAA